The Nitrospira sp. KM1 genome includes a window with the following:
- a CDS encoding radical SAM protein, protein MQTKRGCPYDCAFCLYPYIEGKRVRYRPPGMVVKDIAQHYHQWGARRFWFTDAQFITGKEAYPQCTEILERILSEKLEIEWSGYIQTSLITPDLAKLMVRSGVGDLEVAITSGSQEVLNNLYMGFKLERLYDGCRYLAEAGFKGKVILNDSLNSPKETEETLLQSVEAYKMVASILGEERVFPLMFFLGIQPNTDLEQRLLEEGYLSAGYNPLMLTPNSIRKLLYNPAPLNKIIAKACLKAWEQKSGSRDPRKWTGSLSQTSQEGGTYADANLLVASKGIPDGTRSSPWKNPAVQKTSPLGLAFRGKIPHDLLALTSPFYPLNTLQSRDGRCYHAVSFTEAAIVNHLVFLAIMTILAVCEGAWRRHLNVQDYLYSGR, encoded by the coding sequence GTGCAGACCAAGCGCGGCTGTCCCTATGACTGCGCCTTCTGTCTTTATCCTTATATAGAGGGCAAACGAGTCCGGTATCGCCCCCCCGGCATGGTAGTCAAAGATATTGCGCAACATTACCATCAATGGGGCGCCAGGCGGTTCTGGTTCACGGACGCGCAGTTTATTACAGGGAAGGAAGCATACCCTCAATGCACGGAGATCTTAGAGCGGATTCTCAGCGAGAAATTGGAAATTGAATGGTCGGGATATATCCAGACGTCCTTGATCACCCCTGACCTGGCCAAGTTGATGGTCCGCTCGGGAGTGGGAGACCTGGAGGTGGCGATCACATCGGGTTCCCAGGAGGTCCTGAACAATCTGTACATGGGCTTCAAACTCGAACGGCTCTATGACGGATGCCGCTATCTTGCCGAGGCCGGCTTTAAGGGCAAGGTCATCCTGAACGACTCGCTGAATAGTCCCAAAGAGACGGAAGAGACACTGCTGCAGAGCGTCGAGGCTTATAAGATGGTTGCATCCATCTTGGGCGAAGAACGGGTGTTTCCGCTGATGTTCTTCCTCGGAATCCAGCCGAACACCGATCTCGAACAACGTTTGCTGGAAGAAGGGTACCTGTCGGCCGGCTATAACCCGCTGATGCTGACGCCCAACAGCATCAGAAAACTGCTCTATAATCCTGCACCGTTGAACAAAATTATCGCGAAGGCATGCCTCAAGGCCTGGGAACAAAAAAGTGGAAGCCGTGATCCCAGGAAATGGACCGGTTCGCTATCCCAGACCTCGCAGGAGGGCGGCACGTACGCCGACGCCAACTTGCTCGTGGCATCGAAGGGAATTCCGGACGGGACACGCTCCTCTCCCTGGAAGAATCCTGCGGTCCAAAAAACCTCGCCTCTCGGCCTCGCATTCAGAGGGAAAATCCCTCACGACCTCCTCGCCCTAACAAGTCCTTTCTACCCCCTGAATACCTTGCAATCCCGAGACGGCCGGTGCTATCATGCCGTTTCTTTTACAGAGGCGGCCATCGTCAACCATTTGGTTTTTTTGGCAATTATGACGATTCTCGCCGTCTGTGAGGGTGCCTGGAGGAGACATCTCAATGTACAAGACTATCTATATTCCGGTCGATAA